GACACACAAAGAGGCTTTGACATCCAAaacctcttctttctcatGACCCTGGACACTGCCACCGAGTTTCTGTTTGGCTCGTCGGTCGATTCTCTGGTGGACTTTCTCGACGATCCTTCTATTCAGACTGGAGACCACGGAGGGATTGACGAGGCCGCAAGAAAGGGCTTCAGCAACGCATTCAACCGTGCTCAGGAGCTGAGCTCTCTCAGAACTCGTCTTCACAAGCTGTATTGGGTGATTGGAACCCTGGCTGTCAGGGAACCATACCACCGATACAATAGAGAAGTCAAGACGTTTGTGGACCATTACGCAGCCAAGGCGATTAAAGCCCGCAACGAAAAGAACACCGATCTGCTCGATAACGACAAGTACATCTTCATGTATGAGCTGGTCAAAGAGACCTCCAATCCCATCACCCTGAGAGACCAGATGCTCAACATTTTGCTGGCTGGAAGAGACACCACCGCCTCGATGCTCTCATGGATATATTTCAGGCTTGCCCGTGACCCTAAGCGATATGCCAAGCTCCGAGCGGCAGTTCTGGCTGACTTTGGACCGGGCCCCGAGAATATTACGTTTGAGTCGCTCAAGAAATGCGACTACCTGCGATACGTGTTGAACGAGTCCCTCCGAGTGTATCCTGTGGTACCCATCAATGCTCGAACCGCTTCTCGCGACACCACTCTacctcgaggaggagggccTGATGGATCACAGCCCATCTTTGTGCCCAAGGGGCAAACCGTGTCATACTCAGTCTGGTGGACCCACCGAGACCCCGAATTCTGGGGACAGGACGCTGAGGAGTTCATTCCCGAGCGATGGGACACCAAGAACGGCAGTATTGGACGAGGATGGGAGTACCTGCCGTTCAATGGAGGTCCTCGAATTTGTTTAGGTCAACAGTTTGCCTTGACTGAGGTGGGATACGTGTTGAGTCGGATGGTACAGACCTACGAGACGCTGGAAAGTGGAGACACCAAGCCCTTGCCTCCGCTCTACAACCATGCCTTGACTCTGTGTCACCAGGAGGGCGTTTGGATTAAGACGGAGTGAGGCGTGACTGTTCGCGACCAGAATGTCAACTACATGTCAATGCACGATTTATCTGTAATCTCTGAATCAATTATTCTCACTTTTTATACCGGTTGATACAAATCGTGACAATTGCTTGCTGACGGTGGCTGGGCGGATTAATGATGGTTGCAAGGAGTGCACATCTTCAAACCAAACATGACTCAACAATTATAGTACAAAAAAGCGACTTTCAATAGTTTTTGCGAAAATCGCGCTTAGTCAGCACTCGTGACAAAAAGATGATATCCGTGAGATTCGAACTCACGCCTccgaagagaccaggaAATTCGTTAAGGTATTAGCCTTAACCTGGCGCCTTAgaccgctcggccaggatACCATTTTGTGAAAAATTTGTTTTCTTGGTCACTATGTTTATATTTCTGCTTAGTCATAGTCGCAACCCGAAATACAAAACTACGAAACGAAGACGCATTTTTATAACAAATAAGATGCCAATTCAATGGCACGATAAAATACACTATAAATACTAATACTTACCTTCTATCAACATGGAGACGTAGCC
The Yarrowia lipolytica chromosome 1A, complete sequence genome window above contains:
- a CDS encoding uncharacterized protein (Compare to YALI0A15488g, uniprot|O74133 Yarrowia lipolytica ALK7 cytochrome P450 CYP52 family member); translation: MFQLFSILVLAFTTALVAQLAYNQYDYQRKVKKFGCGQLRVAENGLFGWKGLREVLRINKYKLGPAALKDRFEKYGKTHVFHVGPSPLITTMDPENIKAMLATQFKDFCLIARYKALGPMLGDGIFTLDGHGWTHSRALLRPQFAREQVSRLDSIEHHFQILKKCISKEMSDKRDTQRGFDIQNLFFLMTLDTATEFLFGSSVDSLVDFLDDPSIQTGDHGGIDEAARKGFSNAFNRAQELSSLRTRLHKLYWVIGTLAVREPYHRYNREVKTFVDHYAAKAIKARNEKNTDLLDNDKYIFMYELVKETSNPITLRDQMLNILLAGRDTTASMLSWIYFRLARDPKRYAKLRAAVLADFGPGPENITFESLKKCDYLRYVLNESLRVYPVVPINARTASRDTTLPRGGGPDGSQPIFVPKGQTVSYSVWWTHRDPEFWGQDAEEFIPERWDTKNGSIGRGWEYLPFNGGPRICLGQQFALTEVGYVLSRMVQTYETLESGDTKPLPPLYNHALTLCHQEGVWIKTE